One window from the genome of Cucumis melo cultivar AY chromosome 10, USDA_Cmelo_AY_1.0, whole genome shotgun sequence encodes:
- the LOC127151369 gene encoding uncharacterized protein LOC127151369, with translation MRQLGILMEELSNSKLVIQGFNQGSQRVIDSRTTYKLLLGRPWIHGNGVVTSILHRCFKFYQDGVKKVEADSNPFSEVESHFVNAKFYLKNDSSPKAVSVEVPLTGSNIDTKKKESISRVSVCHRIKHIDVESRHGKEFPCEVKGEGEIRSNVPSRMKRKTFVTLNTSQGSLKVKRHDVILTNSEKEDSEQGEGEISCHHITILEELEIETLEEDAEDIQQSLEDSGESTVNELKEVNLGTVDEPCPTFISASLSSEEEGKYMSLLTEYKDIFAWLYKEMPRLDPKVAVHHLAIKPGYRPIKQAQRRFRPELIPQIEVKVNKFIEVGFIREVKYPTWIANIFPIRKKNGQLRVCIDFCDLNNACPKDDFLLPITEIMVDATTGHKALSFMDSSSGYNQIRTILSDEEMTAFKTPKGIYSYKVMPFGLKNAGATYQCAMQKVFDDMLHKYVECYVDDLVVKSKRRQDHLKDLKVVFDRLQKYQLRMNPLKCAFGVTSRKFLGFIVRHRGIEIDQSKIDAIQKMPRPKSLHDLRSLQGRLAYIRRFISNLAGRCHHFQKLMRKGETFVWDEACQNAFDSIKKYLLNPPILGASVPGELLILYIAAQERSLGALLAQEKEKGKERALYYLSRTLVGAEVNYSPIEKMCLALFFAINKLRHYMQAFTVHLVAKADPIKHVLSRPIISGRLAKWAVILQQYDIVYISQKAIKGQALIDFFADHPIPSDWKLYEDLPDHEVFFMVVVEPWTMYFDGITRRSGAGAGIVLISPEKHMLPYSFALAELCSNNVAEYQALIIGLQMALEIGYAVKHEDLKPYFTYSRQLMERFDSVMLEHVPRTGNKRGDALANLATALMMSDNEANVTTSHLINEEDWRQPIIEYLEHGKLQKDSRHKTKPPEPLHPTVASWPFEALGLDLVCPITPKSSTGHSYILAATDYFSKWAEAIPLREAKKENVANFIRTHIIHRYEVVLPLEREIPSLRMPVQEGLTTEDNVKLRLQELEALDEKRLEAQQALECYQA, from the exons ATGAGGCAATTAGGCATCTTAATGGAGGAACTCTCAAATAGTAAACTGGTAATTCAAGGTTTCAACCAGGGCAGCCAAAGAGTAATAG ATTCGAGGACCACTTATAAGTTGTTACTCGGTCGTCCTTGGATTCATGGAAATGGAGTAGTAACATCGATACTGCATCGgtgctttaaattttatcaagatgGCGTAAAGAAGGTTGAAGCCGACTCCAACCCATTCTCAGAGGTCGAATCTCACTTTGTAAATGcaaagttttatttgaagaatgatAGTAGCCCAAAAGCCGTGTCTGTAGAAGTTCCTCTT ACTGGTTCTAACATAGACACAAAGAAGAAGGAATCAATATCTCGCGTGTCGGTTTGCCACCGAATTAAGCATATAGACGTCGAGAGTCGCCATGGTAAGGAGTTTCCTTGTGAGGTAAAGGGAGAGGGAGAAATTCGTAGCAATGTTCCTTcccgaatgaaaagaaaaacttttgttaCTCTCAATACAAGTCAAGGTTCCTTGAAAGTGAAAAGACATGATGTTATATTAACTAATTCTGAAAAGGAAGACTCAGAACAAGGAGAAGGTGAAATATCATGTCATCACATCACCATTCTTGAagaattagagattgaaacTCTTGAAGAAGATGCAGAAGATATCCAACAGAGTCTAGAGGATAGTGGCGAATCTACCGTAAACGAGCTAAAAGAGGTAAACCTTGGTACAGTAGACGAACCATGCCCAACTTTCATTAGTGCATCTCTCTCTAGTGAAGAGGAGGGTAAGTACATGAGTTTGCTTACAGAGTATAAGGACATTTTTGCTTGGTTGTACAAAGAGATGCCACGACTTGATCCAAAGGTAGCAGTCCATCATCTAGCAATTAAACCAGGGTATCGACCGATTAAGCAAGCACAACGACGTTTTCGACCAGAGCTTATTCCTCAGATCGAGGTTAAAGTCAACAAGTTCATTGAAGTAGGATTCATTCGCGAAGTCAAATATCCCACATGGATAGCAAATATTTTCCCTATCAGAAAAAAGAACGGGCAGCTTCGTGTTTGTATAGACTTTTGTGACCTGAATAATGCGTGCCCTAAAGATGATTTTCTTTTGCCCATCACAGAAATCATGGTTGATGCAACTACTGGACACAAGGCACTATCCTTTATGGATTCGTCGTCTGGATATAATCAAATACGAACAATCCTTTCAGATGAAGAAATGACAGCTTTCAAGACCCCAAAGGGAATATATAGTTACAAGGTGATGCCCTTTGGATTAAAAAATGCTGGTGCCACTTATCAATGTGCTATGCAAAAAGTGTTTGACGATATGCTACATAAGTATGTCGAGTGCTACGTTGATGACCTTGTGGTCAAATCCAAGAGACGACAAGACCATTTAAAGGATCTAAAAGTTGTGTTCGACCGCTTGCAAAAATATCAGTTGAGGATGAACCCTCTCAAATGCGCGTTCGGTGTAACTTCAAGAAAGTTTCTTGGCTTTATTGTAAGGCATCGAGGGATTGAGATAGACCAGTCCAAGATTGATGCCATTCAGAAGATGCCAAGGCCAAAGAGTTTGCATGACCTAAGAAGTCTCCAGGGACGATTGGCTTACATTCGAAGGTTCATCTCCAACCTGGCTGGGCGGTGCCACcattttcaaaagttgatgagAAAAGGAGAAACTTTTGTCTGGGATGAGGCTTGTCAGAATGCttttgatagcataaagaaaTACTTGCTCAATCCCCCAATATTAGGAGCTTCAGTACCTGGCGAGCTATTAATATTGTACATTGCTGCACAAGAAAGGTCTCTAGGTGCATTGTTGGCGCAAGAGAAGGAGAAAGGAAAGGAACGTGCTCTCTACTATTTAAGCAGAACTTTAGTTGGGGCCGAAGTTAACTATTCTCCCATTGAGAAAATGTGCCTTGCACTTTTCTTTGCCATCAATAAGTTGAGGCATTATATGCAGGCCTTCACGGTTCATCTAGTAGCAAAGGCGGACCCTATAAAGCATGTTCTGTCTAGGCCGATTATCTCTGGACGCTTAGCCAAATGGGCGGTTATACTCCAGCAATATGACATTGTCTATATTTCCCAAAAGGCGATAAAAGGACAAGCGTTGATAGATTTTTTTGCGGACCACCCAATTCCTTCAGATTGGAAGTTATATGAGGATTTGCCAGATCATGAAGTTTTCTTCATGGTAGTGGTGGAACCTTGGACTATGTATTTCGATGGCATAACACGAAGGAGTGGTGCGGGGGCAGGCATCGTCCTCATTTCTCCTGAAAAACATATGTTGCCTTATAGCTTTGCGCTTGCTGAATTGTGCTCAAACAATGTGGCTGAATATCAGGCCTTGATAATTGGCCTTCAAATGGCATTAGAAATCGGa TATGCCGTGAAACATGAAGACTTGAAGCCATACTTCACTTATTCTAGACAATTGATGGAAAGGTTTGACAGTGTGATGCTGGAGCATGTCCCTAGAACAGGAAACAAAAGAGGAGACGCATTGGCAAATTTAGCCACTGCCTTGATGATGTCAGATAAC GAAGCGAACGTAACGACATCTCATTTGATTAATGAAGAAGATTGGCGTCAACCCATCATAGAGTACTTAGAGCACGGAAAACTTCAGAAGGATTCTCGTCATAAAACTAAG CCTCCAGAACCTCTACACCCAACTGTTGCTTCTTGGCCGTTTGAGGCTTTGGGACTCGATCTGGTTTGTCCTATTACACCAAAATCATCAACAGGACATTCTTATATCCTTGCAGCAACAGATTATTTCTCAAAATGGGCTGAGGCCATTCCCTTGAGAGAGGCCAAGAAAGAGAACGTGGCAAACTTTATTCGTACCCACATCATCCATCGATACG AGGTTGTCCTTCCCCTTGAAAGAGAAATCCCATCATTAAGAATGCCAGTGCAAGAAGGGTTGACTACTGAAGACAATGTCAAGTTACgtcttcaagagttagaagcacttgATGAAAAGCGGTTAGAAGCTCAGCAAGCATTGGAATGTTACCAAGCCTGA